A stretch of DNA from Marispirochaeta aestuarii:
GGTGCAGGTTCAAAACAGGCCATACTTGACCTGGTCTCTTCCTATCTCTAGGGCTCGTACAGTTCATCACTGTTAATTGCACCGAAACTGTAAGCCCCGGTGGGAACCGTATGCCAGTCCTGTCTGCTGTTGCTGTCCTGCGAAACGGAACTGCGGCAGAGGGATCGCGTAGCGGTGGACTCCTCCGGATTTACAGCATCTTCCGGGCAGAGTGGAAGACTCTCGCCCGTCCAGGCTCCCAGATCGGACAGGTAATCTGCCCTCAGCATCACCGTTGTCGACCCGAATCCCCGGTAATCCTCATCGGAAGCGGAGGTACGGTTTGAATAGAGAACCGCGTCCATAATCTCGCCGAAGGGATCCCGGTACAGGCTTATAACCCCGTTATTTCCGGAGAGCCCGCTTCCCTGGTCGACCCAGAAATCCCTTGCATCGGGAGAGGCGTCCAGGCCTCCGGACAGGCCGGTATCCTCCGTCTCATTCTGTTCCTCCGGTAATCCCTGGGGTTTAAAGTGGATCAGCAGGAACTCTCCGGAACGGACTTCGCAGGCGGGAAAGACTATTCGCTGCTCCCAGTCTTCCGATGTTCCTTCGTAGAGGCAGGCGCCGGCCAGATTGCCCTCTTCCAGCACCATGAGTTCAACCATGTCCGGGTGGGTGCTGCTTCCCCGGGTTGTGAACTCGTTGATCAGCATACCCGGCACCCGGGGATTATGTCCGTAACATCGTACAAGAAGCTGCTGGGAGTTCCCGGCCCGATCTTTTACACGCAGATCAAGGGCATACTCCTTTCCGGGTAACTGGAACTCCCCGGTATGAATGGTAAGAAAGGCTGAAACGATCTCCACTGATGCTTCGCCCAGGGGAGGGACTATGCCTTCCAGGGATGCCTCGTAAACTTCCTCCGAGAACTCCAGGGCGAAGGAGTTCTCATCCAGGGCCCCGGCGGCGCACAGCACCGGAGGAGCAAGATCGGCACCGGTAAGTCCGAAGACTTCCCCCGTTTCGTCAATATCGATAAAGGGTGTACAGCAGGTCCAGGAAAGAGAGACCAGGACCGTCAGTAAAAGCAGGTGCTTGTCCATTGAAACCTCCTTCACTTTTATGTACTGTAATACCGCGTACATGCTGGAATTGCTTCACCATATGCCGAAAATTTAGAGACGGGAGAACGCAATGGAAGATAATAAACTCTTTGAGAAATACGGTCTGACCGTTGATTCCGGAAAGATTCTTTTTCAGGAAGGAGACGGGGGAGACAAAATGTACATCATTCAGGAAGGAAATATCCGGATCAGCAAGCAGATCGGCGGTAAGGAGCATATCCTGGCGGTCCTCGGGAAGGGTGATTTCTTCGGGGAGATGGCGATTGTGAACCAGGTCAAGCGCAGCGCCACGGCGACTGCCATCGGGACTGTAAAACTTCTGGCATTCAACCGTGAAGGCTTCCTGGGAATGATCGAAAAGAATGCCAGGATTGCCCTGAATGTCATCGACAAGCTCTGCCGCAGGCTGCAGCATACCAATAACCAGATTCAGCACCTGGTCAAACGCAACACCAAGGGACTTATTGCCCTGAATCTCTACTATGCTTTCGCTGAAAACGGTTTTGAACAGGCCCGGCTGGAGTATCATAAGCTTTCCCGGGAAATCTCCCTTAATCTCGAGATTCCCCAGGACGCGGTCCTGGATTTTATTGAGAATCTCGCTTCCACCAGGGTGGTAAAGACCGAAGACAACCTCATGTTTCTGCTGGACCGGGATAAGCTTCATTCCCTGGCGGAGAGCGCCTCCGGTAACTGATCAACGTGGTGCATATTCAGCGTACGTGATATAGTCTAGAGATACCATTGTCATAGAAGGAAGAAACAAATGTGTGGAATAGTGGGTTATACAGGACGCCGGGTCTCCTCGGAAGTCCTTCTCCAGGGGCTGCGCCGCCTGGAATATAGAGGTTACGATTCCGCCGGAATCGCAATCGGCAACGGCGACAGCCTTTCGGTGGTAAAGCGTCCGGGCAAGATCAAGGATCTCACCGAAGCGGTTCCCGATACTCTGAAGGGAAATTACGGGATCGGGCATACCCGCTGGGCCACCCACGGGGTTGTCAATGAGATCAACGCCCATCCCCACACCGATGTCTCGGGAAAAATCGCCATATGTCATAACGGTATCATCGAGAACTACATGGCTCTCAAGGAGATGCTCATCTCTGAAGGCTACAGCTTCGTCTCCGAAACCGACTCCGAGGTTATTGCTCATTTAATCGCCTACAACTACCAGGGCGATATAGCGGCGGCTGTACAGACCTCTCTGCCGCTTCTGAAGGGTACCTACGGAATCGTCTGCATTCACGCTGATGAACCCGGACGGATTATCGGCGCCAGAAACGGCTCTCCCCTGGTTATCGGTGTGGGAGAGGACGAAATGTTTCTGGCCTCGGACACCACCGCGGTACTTGCCTACACAAAACAGGCGGTCTACCTGGAAGACGGCGAGATAGTTCTTATCGACCCTGAGGGATTCAAAATCGTCGATGCCGCCAATCGGGAAATCCAGAAGAGAATAGATACCATCTCCTGGGAGCTGGACCAGATAGAGAAGGACGGTTTTCAGTACTACATGGAGAAGGAGATCCGGGAACAGCCGGAATCGATCCTCCGTGCCTTTCAGGGGCGTTTGAACCGCGACGCCGGAACAGCCCATCTTGGGGGACTGAACATGGGTCCCCAGGAGCTGATAAACCTGGAACGGGTAAGTATCATAGCCGCGGGTACCTCCTACTATGCCGGTCTCGTGGGGGCCTATCTCCTCGAGGGCGTGGCGCGCCTTCCCGCCACGGCGGATCTTTCTTCCGAGATCCGCTACAGGAACCCGGTGGTGGAAAAGAACTCACTCCATTTTGCCGTTTCCCAGTCCGGGGAGACCATCGACACCCTCTTTGCCCTGCGGGAGCTGCAGCGTAAGGGGGCCAAGGTTCTGGGCATCTGTAATGTGGTCGGATCAACTATCGCCCGGGAATCCGACGGCGGCACCTACATTCACTCGGGACCGGAAATCGCCGTGGCCTCCACCAAGGCCTTTACCAGCCAGATAACGGTGTTCTACCTTTTTACCCTGCTGATGGCCCGGATGCGCCACATGTCATGGGATCAGGGCCTCGAGTTTATCAACGCCCTGGAATCGGTACCCGACAAAGTGGCGAAAGTCCTTGAAGGGACGGAGCACATTCGCTCTCTGGCGGAGAAATACTCCGATGCAAAAAATTTCCTTTTTCTGGGGCGTGGAATCAACTATCCCGTTGCCCTGGAGGGGGCTCTCAAACTGAAAGAGATCTCCTATATTCATGCCGAGGGCTTCAGCTCAGCGGAAATCAAGCACGGTCCCATCGCTCTGATCAACGAGGAAACCCCTTCTGTTTTTATCGTGCCCGATGATCACCTGCGGGACAAGGTAGTTTCCAACATGAAAGAGGTTAAAGCCCGGGACGGCAAGGTGATTGCCCTGGCCGTAGAAGGAGACGCCGAGGTTGCCGCAATAGCCGACGACACCATATTCGTCCCCAAGACCCATGAGCTTTTTTACCCCTATGTGATGGTTGTTCCGCTTCAGATGTTTGCCTATTACATGGCTCTGAAGCTGGGGAGGGATGTTGATCAGCCGAGAAATCTGGCGAAAAGTGTCACCGTGGAGTAGTTCAGGAGCTGCCGTGCCTCCGTGCGAAACTCTTCCGGCGGTTTTTTCTTCCCGCTGGAAGCGGAGGCTCCTTGGTCTTGTTGTTCTCTTTCTGATTCCCTGTGCGCTTTTTTCCCAGGAGTCGCCGGATATCATGGTGCTTTTGAAAGGGCCGTACCAGGAACAGGGGCTGCCTTTTCTGCCCCGGGACATATCGCTTCATTTTCGTGGAGAGTATCTGTACCGGGAAACGCGGATCAGCATTTTCTATCTTCAGCGTTCCCTTGCCGCCGAGTCGGACTGGCAGGACGGAGGCTGTGCATTTGAGACAGGGCTACTGTACAATCCGCGTCTGGGCAAAATCATGTATCTGCCCTTCCGGAACGGGGAGAGCATTGTCGCCCTTGTTCCGGAAAAGGCAGATCTGGATATGTGCGCCGTCCTGAGTTCCTTTCAGCGTCGCTTTCTGTATTTTCTGAATACGTCCCGCCAGTGGATACTGCCCCCTTTTCCGGGGGTCGTGGAGATCAGCGGTTCTCAAGCCCCATGATCTTGTCGACCCTGCGGGCGTGGCGGTCTCCGGCAAAATCGCCGTCGATAAAGGCGTCCAGCATCTTTTCCACCGGTTCCCAGTAGTCGATGCGGCCACCGAAGGCTATGAAGTTGGCGTTGTTATGCTCCCTGCCCATTCGTGCGGCGAAAATGTTCTGGGGCAGCGCACAGCGGATACCCTTAACCTTGTTGGCCGCTATGGATATGCCGATTCCGGTTCCGCAGCAGACGACTCCGAACTCATAGTCGCCGTCGGACAGGAAGCGTTCGCAGGCCTCCTTTGCCATATCGGGATAATCCACCGACTCCTCGGAGTCCACACCAAGGTTATCAACCCTGTATCCCCTGCTCTCAAGATGTTTTACCAGCTTCTGTTTGATCTCTATTGCGCCGTGATCATTGGCGATAATTACTCTCTTCATACAACCCGATTGTAGTGGAAAAACAGCCCGGAGCCAAGACTAAAGCCAGGGCTAAGAATAGCTGTATCCATGGCCGATAATGGATGTATGGGAGTATGGAAAGTATATCTGGCCATGGTGCTTGGTTTCGGGATCTCACTTTTGTGGGCCGATCCTCTGGAAATAGCCCCGGAGCAGCTTGTAATTACCCAGAGCCTTGACGGCGGTTATGACCTGTATGTTCAGGCGGTACCCGGGCGCGGTTCTGTTCTTTTAACGGAATCGACTGAAGATCCCGAACGGGAGACTGCGAGTTACGCCTACCGCAATCCGGAATATCACCGGGCCAATGGGGATGAAAAACGCCTTCTGAACGGTGTGTTTCTCGAAGAAACCCGTGGTCACTCCCTTGTTGATTCCACCCCGGAAGAGCATCCTGAACTGGGGCAGGCTTTTCACATATTCATTCCCTATCTTGTGCTGTACGGGTACCCCTGGACCAGGTCCGGGGAGGTACAGGTGCTGGACGGAACCTACCTGAGTATCCGGGCATTTGAAAAACCCTTTGCCGACTATACCGCTGGGTTCCGGGACAACCCCTTTGTCCTGAAGGTGATCCAGAAACCCTTTGAGGGTCCACCGGAGGGTAATTATATGGATGCCACCGTGGAGGCCTACCGGGAGATCAGTGATGCAGGCAGGGGAAAGCTTATATATTCACGGGGAGAAGATGACATTCTGGAAAAGATTGCCGGAATTATCGATGAGGCTCCGGGACGCAGCATGGACCTGGTGCTGGCCCTTGATACGACCCAGAGCATGACCAACGATATGCCTCATCTTCGAAAGAGTCTGGTCCCGCTGTTGCGGGAAAAGTCCAAAGGCTTTGATTCCCTGCGTGTGGGGGTTGTCCTGTACAAGGATTACGACGAGGAGTATGTTACCGATGTCTATCCTTTTCAGGCCGGCGGGGTGGAAACAGTACAGCGGATTCTGGATCGCATTCGGGTGTACGGCGGCCGAGATATTCCCGAGGCAGTCTATGAAGCCCTGTATGCGGGCATCCATTCCTATCCATGGAGTGCCGAACGGAGGCTGATTGTGCTGGTGGGAGATGCTCCCCCTCATCCGCGACCCCGGGGAAAGGTGACCAAGGAAATGGTCTACGAGGATGCGGAAAGCCGGGATGTTGAGCTGTATACGATTATTCTACCCCAATAGATATTTCAGCGGCCTCGATCTTTGCCAGCACCTTGCGGGAAAGGATCAGGGGCCACTCCTTGAGTCGTGAAGCCTGTTCGGTTTCGTAGCGGGCGATTATTTCATTGAACATGGCTTTGGACGCCGCGTATTCTCCCTTCTTGTAATGAAGAAAGGCGATCTCGTAATCCGCTTCCACATTTCCCTGCAGATCCTCAGGGTGACGTTCCTTGAAGGTCTGGTAGTATACCAGGGCAGTTTCGTAGTCGTTTCGCTGGGCTACCGCTTCCTGGGCCCGCTGAAAATATTCCATGGGAGACAGGTCCTCAGGGATATCTTCCGGTGCCGGAACACTGATACAGGACGAGATGAATACCATTATAAGCAGGGCAGAGAGTACCGCGATTCCGTGTTTCATGGAAAAAAGTTAAGCATATTAATCGCGGCTTGTATAGATTTCATCCTTGATGGGAAGGTTCTTTTTCAGGTCTTTAATAAACTCTTTGGGATCTCCCATGGGTTCATAGGCATCACAGGAGTCGAGACTGCGCCGGGCAACGGTGAAATATTTGTAGATCTTTTCTTCACCGAGCTTTTTGCGCCATTTTCCCGCATCACAGCGTACGCGAAGAGAATAGCGCACCCCCCCCAGGGGCTCCCTGACCAGCTTGCAGTGGACGCAGTTTGCGCAGTAGATCTTTCCGGACGTGGCGGCTTCTTCGTTCAAAGCTTCATCTTTTGCCGACATAGGTCCTCCATTTTTTCTTGCATAACGTTAACATCATCGACATGCAGCGGTCAATAGTTGAGTCTCCGGGGGGTATTCCGGTTATTTCCGCGCCTCCTCCAGAGTATTGATGGGGTCGTGCTCGGTGTCCACCGGACAGGGCTGTACGTTCCATATATCCTCGGCATATTGTCGGATGGTCCGGTCTGAGGAAAAATTCCCCGAATGGGCAATATTGAGTATCGCTTTCCGGTTCCAGTCGTCCCGGTTACGGTAGAGTTCCTGGACCTGCTTCTGGGCGTCCGCGTAGGACCTGAGATCCGCAAGGTGCATGTAGAAATCCCCCTGATCGAAGAGGGCCCGGCGCAGAGGCTCGAATATTCCCGGCTCGGAAAAGTTGAAATTTCCTGAAAACAGCAGGTCCACCGCCGCTTTTATTTCCTTGTCCCCGTTGTACAGGTCAAAGGGGGAGTAGCGGGGACGCAGGTCGGCCACCTCTTCCGCGGTCAGCCCGAAGATAAAGGCGTTTTCCCTGCCCACCTCGTCGATAATCTCGATATTCGCACCGTCCAGGGTACCCAGGGTAAGGGCACCGTTGCACATGAACTTCATGTTTCCGGTACCGGAGGCCTCGGTTCCTGCAGTGGATATCTGTTCTGAAACCTCGGCGGCGGGAAAGATCTTTTCCGCCAGGGAGACCCGGTAGTTGGGAATAAAGTAGACCCGCAGATACCTGCTGGCCACAGGGTCTCCGTTGACCACCACGCTGATGTTATTGATCAGCTTGATTATGAGCTTTGCCAGCTGATAACCCGGTGCCGCCTTACCGGCAAAAAGGAAGGTCCGGGGAATCAGGTTTTTGGTTTCCCCCTTCCTGATGCGGTTATAGAGCATGACAATGTGCAGGGCATTCAGAAGCTGCCTCTTGTATTCGTGAATACGTTTTATCTGCACATCGTAGATTGATCCGGGATTGATGACGAATCCGTGATCAGCGGCGAGTACCTCCGCCAGACGCTCTTTTGCCTCCTGCTTTACCTCTTCAAAGCGTTTTCGGAAAGCCGCATCCTCCGCCAGGGGAGCGAGTTTCTTCAGCCGGGTCATGTCGGTAATCCAGTCTTCACCGATGTGCTCAGTGATCAGTGAGGAAAGTGCTGGATTCGATTTCAGGAGCCATCGTCGCTGGGTAATTCCGTTGGTCTTGTTGTTGAAGCGTTCCGGATACAACTCCGCAAACTCCGGCACCACCCGGCTGCGCAGCAGGTCGGTATGAAGGGCCGCAACCCCGTTGGTGGAGTGGGTTCCCACGATGGAGAGGTGGGCCATTCTGATCTGCTTGGTGTCTCCCTCTTCCACAATACTCATCCGGTTCAGGCGCTGCATGTCTCCCGGGAAGGCGATGGATACCCGCTGGAGAAAATGGTGGTTGATGTCGTAGATGATCTGCAGATGCCGGGGCAGGAGTTTCTCCAGCATCGGAACCGGCCACTTTTCAAGGGCCTCCGGCATCAGGGTGTGGTTGGTGTAGCCCAGGGATTTGATGGTGATGTCCCATGCCGTATCCCAGTCAAGCTGGTTTTCATCGATCAGAATGCGCATCAGTTCAGGCACTGCCAGGGAGGGATGGGTGTCGTTCAGCTGAATCGCCGCGTAGTCGGGGAACTCTCTCCAGGAATGTCCTCCCTTCTTGAAACGCCGTACGATATCGGCCAGGGAACAGGCGACGAAGAGGTACTGCTGTTTGAGCCGCAGCTCCTTGCCGAGATAGAGCTTGTCATTGGGGTAAAGCACCTTGGTAAGGTTTTCCGCACTGACCTTTGCGGCCACAGCTTCGACGTAGTCGCCTTCATTGAACTCGCTGAAATCGAACTCCTCGGCAGCCCTGGCGCTCCAGAGCCGCAGGGTATTGACGGTTTCTCCTCCGAAACCGACGATGGGTGTGTCGAAGGCTATGCCCAGAACCGGTGTGGTGTCCACCCAGTGGTATTTTCGCCGGCCCCGTTCAACGATGGTATCCACCCGTCCGCCGAAGTGTACCGGGACCACTATGTCCGGTCGTTCTATTTCCCAGGGGTTCCCCCGGCGAAGCCAGTCGTCCGGCTGTTCCACCTGCCAGCCGTTCTCTATCTGCTGTCGGAATATCCCGAAATCGTAGCGCAGGCCGTATCCGAAGGAGGGGAGGTTCAGGGTCGCCAGGGAATCGAGGAAACAGGCGGCCAGACGGCCGAGGCCTCCGTTTCCGAGACCCGCATCGATCTCCTCCTCCCGCAGCTCTTCCCAGCTGTAGCCCAGCTCGCTCAGGGCCTCTTCAACCGCCGGTTGAAGGTGCATGTTGATTACATTGTTGCCCATGGAACGACCGATAAGGAACTCAAGAGAGAGATAGTAGACCCGCTTTACCTTTTGCTTGTAATGGGTCTGCTGGGTCTTCATCCACTGGTTCATGAGTCTGTCCCTGACCGTCAGGGCCAGGGCCATATATCTGTCGTAATTTGACGATGAGTAACGGTCCACGCCAAGGGTAAACTTGAGGTGTTCGGCGTAGCCCCAGGCAATGGATTCCGTGTCATGTCCCTGACGGGTAGGAATGGAAGGACGATTGTTTTCCACAGGGCACCTCCGTAATGTTCCCTATAATAGTGTATACCGCGGCTTTACGCGAATATTTCCTCGTGTTCATCGAGTATTTCAATGCAGATGCTCGGTTCGCGGACGACGGGCAGCTTGTCCAGGGCGGCCAGGGCCGTTCGCAGGTTTCCTTCCCGTACACTGTGGGTGGTTATTACCACGGGAACGGCATCGGCTTTGTCGTTGTAGGGCTCTTTCTGGAGCACCGAAGAAAGGCTTATCTGGTTTTCTCCGAGAATCCCGGCTATCTGGGCAAACACTCCCGGCTGGTCTTCCACCATCAGACGCACGTAGTATCGGCCCTGGATGTCCTCCTGTGGCAGGAGGACGGCCTTCTTTGTCCTGTCGGGCCAGATGTTCAGGGTCGAGAAGACCGTGTCCGCGGTTCCCATACAGCTGGAGATGATATCCGCCGTAACAGCGCTTGCCGTCGGGCTGCCGCCTGCTCCGCGTCCGTAGTACATGGTGTGTCCCACCGCATGGCCGTATACGCTGACTGCGTTAAAGGGTCCGGAAACCCAGGCCAGGGGGTGTTCGGTGGATATGAACGCAGGCCGGACCCGCAGGGCGAGGCCATCTTCTTCGCTCTGGGCAATTGCGAGCAGCTTGACTACATAGCCGAGTTCCCGGCCGAAATTCAGGTCGATAAGCTTGAGGGAATCAATCCCCTGTACCGGGACAGATTCCAGGTCCACCCGCTGGGCGAATGCCAGGGACGACATGATGGCCAGCTTGTGGGCAGAGTCTCCCCCGGTAACGTCCAGGGTGGGATCGGCCTCCGCCAGGCCTGCCTCCTGGGCCTCCTTGAGGGCCTCCTGGTAACTGTTTCCCTTCTGCATCATCTCGGTAAGGATATAGTTGCAGGTTCCGTTGACTATACCGTAGAAGGCGTCGATCCGGTTGGGGAGAATCCCGTCGTATAGTGCCCGCAGAATCGGTATTCCCCCGCCGCAGGAGGCCTCAAAGGAGATGGAAACGCCGGCTTCTCTGGCAACGGCCATGAGTTCGGCGCCGTGTTTTGCCAGAAGCGCCTTGTTTGCTGTAACAACCCGTTTTCCGGCTCTCAGGATCTTTTCGGTAAGGGTCCGGGCAATCCCGGTTCCTCCTATCAATTCCACTACAGCAAGCACATCCGGATCCGCAAGGACCTTGTCCAGTTCGGTCTCAAAGAGACCGGGATCCAGGTTCAGGGATTCAGCGTGGGAAAAATCCTTGTCCACAATGTAGCGCAGTTCAATATCAAGACCGGTCTTGGCGGCGAGCATTGAACGCTGGCTCAGAAGCAGGGCGGCGGTTGCGCCGCCGACAGTGCCGCAGCCAAGAATGGCGACAGCGGAGGGGCGTTTCATAGAGTCTCCTTGATTCAGACAGTACTGGGTCAATCCTAGGCGGGAGGCTTACAGCTTGTCAAGCTCTCTAGAAAAACGTTACTGCACCTTCCTGGGTTCCGGTTTCCACCGAGAAGCCGCCGATCTCTCCGGCCCGTGCCTTGTGGGCGTAGATGGTAAACTGGTTGACGATCTCCTGCAGCCGTTGCTCCCGGATTTCCCATTTTTCCTGTCCCCGCTCATTGAGGATCTGGGCTTTGCGGGAGGCGGCGGAATGGGCGGTGCGTTCGAAGATTTCCATGATGGATCTGGCCTGCTGACTGAGTCCGGCCAGTCGTTCTCTGTCTGCGTCGGTGGAACCGAAGAGTTCCCGGAATTTGAGGTTGAAAAGGGTGAACCCCTGCATGGTACGGACAATCTCGTCGTTGGTATCCTTCAGTTTTCCGTAGAGGCGCTGAATCTCCAGGGTGAAAGAGGATACAAGGTCGGTTTCCTGGCGATAGGAGTCGCGAAAGCCTTCCTCCGCTTCCTGGGCAGTCTCTATGAACTCCTTGGTTGTCTCCAGGGCGCTCTCCACGTCGGAAAAAATGCGGTCCGTAAGGTTCCTCATCTCCTGGACCGTAGACTGCATTCCCTTGAGTATCTGCCGCTTGGCGACCTCTATGCGTGCCGCAACATGAATGTTCCTGAAACGTCCGACAAGGGTGGTGAACTTCTGAAAGCCCTCTTCCAGTCCCTGGATGCGGCCGAGAAACGCGGAGTTGGTGGTGCGCATGTTCTGTTTCAGCTTCGGGACCTTGCGGGTGTTCTTTAACATGGCCCCCAGCTCGTTTTCCGACTGGTGAAACAGGTCGTAGATGCCGTCGTCCCTGGATTCGCCCTCGATCTGCCGGGAAATGAAGATGTCCCGTTCGTGTTCTATGGTCTCGACGGCCTTTTTTACCTCTTCAATGCTGGAAACAAAGGTCTCGGAATTCTCGGTGATCGCCGCGGCGATATTCTCAAGAAGGTATGAGCCGAGATTGGCCACCTGTTCGAGAAAGGTCAGTTCGTCCAGCAGCCAGTCCTCCCGGCCGTTGCCGTTATGAGAGTCATCGATGCTCTGGATCTTGTCCAGGGTTATGCTGATCTGGTCCACCGTCTGCCGGATAATGTCCTGGGTCTGAACAGCTTCCATCATCCGGATAAGGGGCTGCCGGATATCGTCCGCCCGGGTGCGCAGGGTCTTGAAGAAATTCACGATCCTGGTAAGGCGTTCTTCGATGGTGGAGAAGTAACTGAAGAGCTTGTCGCCGAAACTGTAGAATATTCTATCCTGTTCCTGGGTTATCATATCGGCGGTTCTCTGGACTTCCTCAAAATAGGATTGTATCTGTTTTCCCTCGGTGGTCAGGTTTTTCGCCTCTGATATGGTTTTAGCGGAGATCCGCCTCAGCTCATCGGTAACATGGGAAAACCCGCCGCCTTCCTGTCCCGCCTTCAGGGCGACTACCATGGCGTTGAGGGAGATGAGCTCCATCTCCTCGGTATTGAAGGTGATGGCGGCGATGAGCTCCTCCAGGGTATCAAGACGTTTGATACTCTGTTTCAGCATATCGAGCAGGCTGTTGTCGGAACTGCTCAGAGAAGAAAAGGAGCTGTGGGTCTGCTGAATACAGCCCTTCGTATTGTCCATAATCATGTGCAGAGCGTCGAGTCCGTTGCCGCCTTCCGCCGCTATGAGGCTGATCTGTCTGTCCGCGTCGGTAAATCCGCTGTCGAACTCCTGCAGCATCTTCGGATACTCTTCCGCTATGTGGGTATAGACAGCCTCGGTAGTTTCGATGAGGTCGTTCAGCTTGCCGGCAAGTTCTTGTCTGGTAGATTCCTGAAGTACATTCACGCTGTCAATTATAGGTCAGGATTATGCTGAAATCAATCGAAAAGCGATCCTCTCCAGGGCTGTTTCCCCGGTGGGGACAAAAAAAGACCGGCCCCGAAGGGCCGGCAGGGACTAAAGGTCGGTTTTTATTTATACGGAATTGTTTTTTCGCTCTCCTGTTCGAAGAAGAGTACCTTGTTCATGTCGGGTTTCAGATAGATTGCGTCTCCCACCGAAGGCTGAACGCTCGGGGCGACCTTGGCAATCATGGTGTGTTTCTTTGTCTTTACATAGAGATGGGTCTCTGCTCCCAGGGGCTCGATGACTTCGACAGTGGCTTTGATAACCTTGTCGTCGGCGGTTTTGGTCTCGTAGAGGTCTTCCGGACGTACGCCGAAGGTTACCTCTTTGCCGACGTAACTCCTGATACTTTCCGCGTAGCGTCCTTCGATCTCGATGGAGAAATCCCCTTCGTCGGCAAACAGCTTGCCTCCCTCCTCCTTGATGGTGACGTTGGCAAAGTTCATGGGGGGAGACCCGATAAAGCCGGCAACGAAGCGGTTGTTCGGTTCGTTGTAGAGATTGAGGGGGGTGCCGATCTGCTGGATAAGCCCGCCCTTCATTACGACGATCTTGTCCGCCATGGTCATGGCTTCCACCT
This window harbors:
- a CDS encoding outer membrane protein assembly factor BamD, translating into MKHGIAVLSALLIMVFISSCISVPAPEDIPEDLSPMEYFQRAQEAVAQRNDYETALVYYQTFKERHPEDLQGNVEADYEIAFLHYKKGEYAASKAMFNEIIARYETEQASRLKEWPLILSRKVLAKIEAAEISIGVE
- a CDS encoding RpiB/LacA/LacB family sugar-phosphate isomerase, with product MKRVIIANDHGAIEIKQKLVKHLESRGYRVDNLGVDSEESVDYPDMAKEACERFLSDGDYEFGVVCCGTGIGISIAANKVKGIRCALPQNIFAARMGREHNNANFIAFGGRIDYWEPVEKMLDAFIDGDFAGDRHARRVDKIMGLENR
- the glmS gene encoding glutamine--fructose-6-phosphate transaminase (isomerizing); this translates as MCGIVGYTGRRVSSEVLLQGLRRLEYRGYDSAGIAIGNGDSLSVVKRPGKIKDLTEAVPDTLKGNYGIGHTRWATHGVVNEINAHPHTDVSGKIAICHNGIIENYMALKEMLISEGYSFVSETDSEVIAHLIAYNYQGDIAAAVQTSLPLLKGTYGIVCIHADEPGRIIGARNGSPLVIGVGEDEMFLASDTTAVLAYTKQAVYLEDGEIVLIDPEGFKIVDAANREIQKRIDTISWELDQIEKDGFQYYMEKEIREQPESILRAFQGRLNRDAGTAHLGGLNMGPQELINLERVSIIAAGTSYYAGLVGAYLLEGVARLPATADLSSEIRYRNPVVEKNSLHFAVSQSGETIDTLFALRELQRKGAKVLGICNVVGSTIARESDGGTYIHSGPEIAVASTKAFTSQITVFYLFTLLMARMRHMSWDQGLEFINALESVPDKVAKVLEGTEHIRSLAEKYSDAKNFLFLGRGINYPVALEGALKLKEISYIHAEGFSSAEIKHGPIALINEETPSVFIVPDDHLRDKVVSNMKEVKARDGKVIALAVEGDAEVAAIADDTIFVPKTHELFYPYVMVVPLQMFAYYMALKLGRDVDQPRNLAKSVTVE
- a CDS encoding vWA domain-containing protein, encoding MGVWKVYLAMVLGFGISLLWADPLEIAPEQLVITQSLDGGYDLYVQAVPGRGSVLLTESTEDPERETASYAYRNPEYHRANGDEKRLLNGVFLEETRGHSLVDSTPEEHPELGQAFHIFIPYLVLYGYPWTRSGEVQVLDGTYLSIRAFEKPFADYTAGFRDNPFVLKVIQKPFEGPPEGNYMDATVEAYREISDAGRGKLIYSRGEDDILEKIAGIIDEAPGRSMDLVLALDTTQSMTNDMPHLRKSLVPLLREKSKGFDSLRVGVVLYKDYDEEYVTDVYPFQAGGVETVQRILDRIRVYGGRDIPEAVYEALYAGIHSYPWSAERRLIVLVGDAPPHPRPRGKVTKEMVYEDAESRDVELYTIILPQ
- a CDS encoding Crp/Fnr family transcriptional regulator, which encodes MEDNKLFEKYGLTVDSGKILFQEGDGGDKMYIIQEGNIRISKQIGGKEHILAVLGKGDFFGEMAIVNQVKRSATATAIGTVKLLAFNREGFLGMIEKNARIALNVIDKLCRRLQHTNNQIQHLVKRNTKGLIALNLYYAFAENGFEQARLEYHKLSREISLNLEIPQDAVLDFIENLASTRVVKTEDNLMFLLDRDKLHSLAESASGN
- a CDS encoding glycogen/starch/alpha-glucan phosphorylase; the protein is MENNRPSIPTRQGHDTESIAWGYAEHLKFTLGVDRYSSSNYDRYMALALTVRDRLMNQWMKTQQTHYKQKVKRVYYLSLEFLIGRSMGNNVINMHLQPAVEEALSELGYSWEELREEEIDAGLGNGGLGRLAACFLDSLATLNLPSFGYGLRYDFGIFRQQIENGWQVEQPDDWLRRGNPWEIERPDIVVPVHFGGRVDTIVERGRRKYHWVDTTPVLGIAFDTPIVGFGGETVNTLRLWSARAAEEFDFSEFNEGDYVEAVAAKVSAENLTKVLYPNDKLYLGKELRLKQQYLFVACSLADIVRRFKKGGHSWREFPDYAAIQLNDTHPSLAVPELMRILIDENQLDWDTAWDITIKSLGYTNHTLMPEALEKWPVPMLEKLLPRHLQIIYDINHHFLQRVSIAFPGDMQRLNRMSIVEEGDTKQIRMAHLSIVGTHSTNGVAALHTDLLRSRVVPEFAELYPERFNNKTNGITQRRWLLKSNPALSSLITEHIGEDWITDMTRLKKLAPLAEDAAFRKRFEEVKQEAKERLAEVLAADHGFVINPGSIYDVQIKRIHEYKRQLLNALHIVMLYNRIRKGETKNLIPRTFLFAGKAAPGYQLAKLIIKLINNISVVVNGDPVASRYLRVYFIPNYRVSLAEKIFPAAEVSEQISTAGTEASGTGNMKFMCNGALTLGTLDGANIEIIDEVGRENAFIFGLTAEEVADLRPRYSPFDLYNGDKEIKAAVDLLFSGNFNFSEPGIFEPLRRALFDQGDFYMHLADLRSYADAQKQVQELYRNRDDWNRKAILNIAHSGNFSSDRTIRQYAEDIWNVQPCPVDTEHDPINTLEEARK